TACACTGCTATGGTCTGTTGAGGcccctccctggcctccaccaAATTCAGGTTTAAATTTTAACCCCCAAGCTAATGGTATGAGGAGGTGTAGCCTTTGGGAGGTAGCGGCAGTTAGGTCTAGTGTTCTTATAAAGTAAGAGACCCCAGAGGGTTAGCTAGTCTCTTCCACTgtggtgaggacacagcaagggaGTGCCACCCATGAGCCAGAAAGCAGGCCCTTCCTTACCAGACAGCGAATCAGCCtcgaccttggacttcccagcctccagaactgtgagaactacatttctgttgcttataaacaatccagtctatggtattttgttacagaagcccaaatagactaagacGCCTATGAATACTATGTTACTTTGTTGCTCAAGTTGTTCCGGCCTTGGCCATTGGCAGTTTTCAGGTTGGcttctgtatctttttaaatatatcctcatctttttgctttttaaacatttctgtgaATCAAGATGTTCAGGAAGCATTGGAAGTCTGGTCAGTACTTACAGCTCTTGACAGTTTCACTGATGGATTCTACCAGTTTCTTCAGAGCCGTCTGGTCCATGTCCAGTGTGGCTTTAGCACACTCCAGAATTTCCAGATAGCCTAGCTTCAAGCCTGGGCATCCTGAGCTATCACTGTTTCCACAGTTCACTACTCCAATCCCAACGTGGAATGTGACCATGGCAACATCCCAGCAACCAAACACAGAAGGTTCTCAAGTAACTGGAAAAGTATGCAATAATGGTTGCTACCACTTCGAATATGGTAATTTCATTAAGGTTTCTGTgatctaaaattttattattttctttttgagacagggtcttgctctgccacgtTGCCtaggatgcagtgcagtggcgccatctcagctcaatgcaacttccacctcctggggctcaagcaatcctcccacctcagcctcgtgaatatgtgggattacaggcatgcaccaccacacctggcttatcttttgcattttttgtagagatggggttttgccatgttgcccaggctggtcttgaattcctgggctcaagcgatccacccacctccacctccctaattactgggattacaggcctgaggcaccatgactggcctattttttttagacagggtcttgctgtgtcacattgcccaatcatagctcactgcaacctcggcttcccaggctcaatccatcctccacttcagccacccaagtatGGGCTGCGGGCacaagtcaccacacccagctaatgtgatttaaaaatttatagcaaTTCCAACATTTTTCTTCAGGGCTAAACACCACTTAAGTGGTATTTGGTATCATTTATACTCCTTCAGCACCAACAGAACAGTTGAAAACATATTTGAACACGTAACAACTAAGTAAAATCACAAATACCTTATTCTTTAAGCTGAAGTAATTTCCCAGGCTATCAGCAGCTCCTTCAAAGGTTACAACCTTCTCCAAACTCTAACCAAGCACCCTTTTATGATATCCAAACGCTTCTATCTGGGAGCttctagaaaaatgtaaaaactcacTTTTACCCCTCCAACTTTGATTGGGTTGACTGGTAGGATAACATGGTGTGATTATGCCAAAGTTGACTAAAATGTCAACTGTTCTAACTTGATTGTAAAATCCTGGTAGAGAGAACAAACACGTAATCTATGTCTGCTGGCCTTCACTGTGGTAAGGCGAGAAAATGTATTAAAGTGATTTTTACAATTTAGGGCACTAGATTCttactttcaaataaaatataaaacccaaatttAAAATACGgcaaaggctgggcgtggtggcctatgcctgtaatcgcagcactttgggaaaacgaggtgggaggactgcttgagcccaggagtttgagaccagcctgtgcaacacagggagatcctgtctctacaaaaaaaaaattagctaggtgtggcggGGCATGCCTGTCACAGATTCCAGTCActgggaaggctgaagtgggaggctggcttgagcctgggaagtcaaggatGCAATGACCTATGATTAAATacagttttggggaaaaaagtttCTCAAAACTTTTCTTAAGCAAATAGATGAGTATTCATAGACTTTAAGTTAAAAAgtggcaattttaaaaaaagtatgaaCCCTGTCACTTAAGTCTGAAGAATAGCTGTTCTCATTTGGTTTCCATGAGTCCTGTCTATGGGTCTCCAAGAAATGTCAGAAAATTAAGCATTAGGTTTTTAATACATCTTGATTGAAGGAATGTCAATCTGTATTCTAGTTAAAATAAATTCAGGACACTCTAATGGTATTTAAAACATCTAACTATACTAATGACAGCTAAAGGAATCCAAACAATTACAAAGAGGTAGTACGAGTATAAAGCCAATTTTTCTATCTGGAACATCCACTGATTTACAGCAGCTATTCCAGTACCGTTATCCTAGTAACATGCCTTCTATTTGTAAAAAATTGGTGTAAAGTTTGTCAAGAAAAAGGGTAGtttggaagggaggaagagatgtAATTTGCACAGGGGTAATAACTTTGGAATAAACCTAAC
Above is a genomic segment from Macaca thibetana thibetana isolate TM-01 chromosome 3, ASM2454274v1, whole genome shotgun sequence containing:
- the LOC126951301 gene encoding calaxin-like isoform X2 — encoded protein: MVTFHVGIGVVNCGNSDSSGCPGLKLGYLEILECAKATLDMDQTALKKLVESISETVKSSKKSELERLRRLFHSLVGRADGRFNNTGLDRNTFRGVLHNVLGMTDDMLANRGKKS